A single window of Leishmania panamensis strain MHOM/PA/94/PSC-1 chromosome 35 sequence DNA harbors:
- a CDS encoding hypothetical protein (TriTrypDB/GeneDB-style sysID: LpmP.35.5040): MSTQFSEQDKEDLTEIFRIYDPSKVDKVDDTLALSEKAGQTPAELFDDLYKLFGIQKLPQRDTVAKRLLAAVSNATADDIESAIRQSEMKGFTERDALRLLERKYDVQHVNTRVLSASRNSQSSAQHSTLEDESEVARASRSLRHINVNEFSMASRTRLEASGDVAEVAPEPSLVSDQPLSKLSAAPRREDLDEILAEEMREWLAKVVGEKYNADVLTMPNFIDALRSGILLHVLLQKMENPPIADEDLKLPKRTTGFFIRDNVATFLTEAKKRYELVDAQLFTASDLVDGKNDRQVVTCLMSMARIAYGAGTIKIAPNIIVYEHEIEQQQSRLTRIDLDRIVQEAEADEETPAIATRPNDTAECPSSNVAPASAITSLTMPSHDVSEHVAPSPIQASSGESESALMQDGLASTEVAVDGFMRCSTPQRTAVTANDEPRESSGEGTAAAASPSTPPLRKSPLSESLPPASERTLSTPIIEHAAESRAMSATTDVGEQSLSRNGPVGQPSRAIAQLTPTRSGEALAAAAQCTAAAPPAETTAEETEAQGTDVSGVAPLEKIGAGEEVIDGSDRVMYLRDGGGRVFYLRDGVLRPAKSSAMEEKVVAERRTKAGPRVVWKEPISPLATTRPPRYHSRHWDGIDVALGRHLNEHYEKHHRSPWRFRSIASTSGEYVLYNRLNGSRRVVFLRIIQRKLFLRNTGKHQPWIEIGDALGELEKLEA, encoded by the coding sequence ATGTCGACTCAGTTCTCAGAGCAAGACAAGGAGGATCTCACGGAAATCTTTCGCATCTATGACCCTTCTAAGGTCGACAAGGTGGATGACACGTTAGCGCTGTCCGAAAAGGCTGGTCAGACCCCCGCTGAGCTGTTTGACGATCTTTACAAACTCTTCGGAATCCAGAAGCTGCCTCAGCGGGATACCGTGGCAAAGCGACTCCTGGCAGCCGTCTccaacgccaccgccgacgaTATTGAGAGCGCTATTCGGCAAAGTGAGATGAAAGGTTTCACCGAGCGCGACGCCTTACGCTTGCTGGAGCGGAAGTACGACGTACAGCATGTCAATACGCGTGTTCTCTCAGCATCCCGCAACAGCCAATCAagcgcacagcacagcactcTCGAAGACGAATCGGAGGTGGCGCGTGCGTCCAGATCGCTGCGCCACATCAATGTGAATGAGTTCAGCATGGCGAGCAGAACACGTCTGGAAGCCAGCGGTGATGTGGCGGAAGTGGCGCCTGAACCATCCCTTGTGTCTGACCAGCCACTCAGTAAGCTGAGTGCGGCGCCGAGGCGTGAGGACCTGGATGAGATTCTGGCGGAGGAGATGCGTGAGTGGCTTGCGAAGGTGGTGGGGGAGAAGTACAATGCAGATGTTCTGACAATGCCGAACTTCATCGATGCCCTGCGCTCTGGTATCCTGCtacacgtgctgctgcagaagatGGAAAATCCTCCCATTGCTGATGAGGACCTGAAGCTGCCCAAGCGCACTACCGGGTTTTTCATTCGCGACAACGTGGCCACCTTCCTCACGGAAGCGAAGAAGCGCTACGAGCTCGTCGACGCGCAACTCTTCACCGCCTCGGACCTGGTGGACGGCAAGAACGACCGGCAGGTCGTAACATGCTTGATGTCAATGGCGCGTATCGCTTACGGCGCTGGCACCATCAAGATTGCGCCAAACATCATCGTGTATGAGCACGAgattgagcagcagcagagccgtCTTACCCGGATCGATCTGGACCGCATCGTGCAGGAGGCAGAAGCTGATGAAGAGACCCCTGCCATCGCCACGCGCCCTAATGACACAGCGGAATGTCCGTCGAGCAACGTGGCCCCTGCATCCGCCATCACATCGCTCACCATGCCTTCGCACGACGTATCCGAACACGTAGCTCCGTCTCCGATTCAGGCATCATCGGGCGAGTCAGAAAGCGCGTTGATGCAGGACGGGCTTGCCTCTACTGAGGTGGCAGTCGACGGATTCATGCGGTGCTCTACCCCCCAAAGAACAGCGGTGACTGCCAACGATGAGCCAcgcgagagcagcggtgagggcacggctgcggcagcatcaCCGTCAACGCCGCCTTTGCGAAAATCACCGCTGAGTGAGTCGCTACCACCAGCGAGTGAGCGCACGTTGAGCACCCCAATCATCGAACACGCCGCAGAGTCAAGGGCGATGTCGGCGACGACAGATGTCGGAGAGCAATCCTTGTCGAGAAACGGGCCAGTGGGGCAGCCTTCACGGGCCATAGCACAGTTAACCCCCACCCGAAGCGGAGAGGCgctggcagccgcggcgcaatgcaccgccgctgcacccccGGCAGAGACGACAGCCGAAGAGACTGAGGCACAGGGCACAGACGTTTCCGGTGTAGCGCCATTGGAGAAAATTGGGGCTGGTGAGGAGGTCATTGATGGCAGTGACCGTGTCATGTACCtacgcgacggcggcgggcgTGTCTTTTACCTGCGCGACGGTGTGCTCCGCCCAGCGAAGTCGAGTGCGATGGAGGAAAAGGTCGTTGCCGAGCGTCGCACGAAGGCAGGCCCGCGCGTCGTCTGGAAGGAGCCCATCTCACCCTTGGCGACCACAAGGCCGCCGCGATACCACAGTCGGCACTGGGACGGAATCGATGTCGCCCTGGGTCGTCATTTGAATGAGCACTACGAGAAGCACCACCGATCGCCTTGGCGCTTTCGCAGTATCGCCTCCACGTCCGGCGAGTACGTGCTGTACAACCGCCTTAATGGCAGCAGGCGTGTTGTGTTTCTGCGTATTATTCAAAGAAAACTGTTTCTGCGCAACACCGGCAAGCACCAGCCATGGATTGAGATTGGGGATGCTTTGGGGGAACTAGAGAAGCTGGAAGCGTAG
- a CDS encoding translation initiation factor 2 subunit, putative (TriTrypDB/GeneDB-style sysID: LpmP.35.5050) codes for MSRPHHATLESIKYTSGSLSLLDQSKLPLETVFHDVLTVEDIWLAIKEMRVRGAPAIAVSAALGIAVATQRKVDCGALKSGSEVQAFLLKSCDFVMTSRPTAVNLFNCLRDLKAQVDKFDSTKPAGEVAKAFVELAEAVYAEDVGFNESIMRHGAAHILAAAKAYGREKVSILTICNTGALATSRYGTALGVVRQLFYDDKLENVYACETRPWNQGARLTVYECVQEGIPCTLICDGAASSLMRSHKIDAVVVGADRICQNGDTANKIGTYNLAVLAKFHGVKFYVAASTKTLDAETASGDHVHIEEREPTEITTNMVTKQRVVADGPHLSIWNPVFDITPGELITGGIITEKGVQGPAASTPHYDIASIVAQE; via the coding sequence ATGTCCAGGCCGCATCACGCCACGCTAGAGTCGATCAAGTACACCTCTGGCTCTTTGAGTCTGCTGGATCAGAGCAAGCTGCCCCTCGAGACCGTCTTCCATGATGTTCTCACCGTGGAGGATATTTGGTTGGCCATCAAGGagatgcgtgtgcgtggagcGCCGGCGATCGCCGTCAGCGCGGCGCTCGGCATTGCGGTGGCGACCCAAAGAAAGGTTGACTGCGGTGCACTGAAGAGCGGCAGTGAGGTGCAGGCCTTCTTGCTGAAGAGCTGTGACTTTGTCATGACAAGCAGGCCAACAGCCGTGAACCTCTTCAACTGCCTGCGCGACCTTAAGGCGCAGGTTGATAAGTTTGACTCGACCAAGCCGGCTGGCGAGGTGGCGAAAGCCTTCGTCGAgctggcagaggcggtgTACGCAGAGGATGTGGGCTTCAACGAGAGCATTATGCGGCACGGTGCGGCGCACATTTTAGCCGCTGCTAAGGCATACGGCcgagagaaggtgagcaTTCTCACAATCTGCAACACAGGCGCACTGGCAACGTCACGCTACGGCACGGCACTCGGTGTTGTGCGACAACTCTTCTACGACGACAAGCTGGAGAATGTGTACGCATGTGAGACTCGGCCGTGGAACCAGGGTGCTCGACTCACGGTGTACGAGTGTGTGCAGGAAGGCATCCCGTGTACACTCATCTGCGACGGGGCGGCCTCGTCGCTGATGAGGAGCCATAAAATCGACGCTGTCGTCGTTGGCGCCGATCGCATTTGCCAAAACGGCGATACAGCGAACAAGATTGGTACGTACAACTTGGCCGTGTTGGCTAAGTTTCACGGGGTGAAGTTCTACGTGGCCGCCTCAACTAAGACCCTCGATGCGGAGACCGCGAGTGGCGATCACGTCCACATTGAGGAGCGCGAGCCGACGGAAATTACAACGAACATGGTGACAAAGCAGCGTGTCGTGGCGGATGGACCACACCTGTCCATCTGGAACCCCGTCTTTGACATCACGCCAGGCGAACTGATCACTGGCGGCATCATCACAGAAAAGGGTGTACAGGGGCCGGCGGCAAGTACCCCACACTACGACATCGCGTCTATCGTTGCCCAGGAGTGA
- a CDS encoding hypothetical protein (TriTrypDB/GeneDB-style sysID: LpmP.35.5060), with the protein MSASEEEIDMILSMFSDECERYEGKSNSVLVHLPFHFELQVTLPAHGYPDESYPQLYLLSGPNAQLASAFSQEVHRRMRDEIPLSVPMLTLLIPLAQSVAEELKDLKEKARQDELMEKTDQLQWKEYQRETGIDIWSGGVVTDRRSRFVAHMARVHSIEEVREVVCYLRSIKSIACAAHPTIYAYRFTDANGVLQKDVDDDGESGASIKMMFLLDHLQVDGYIVVVTRWWGGILLGPDRFKHIMEVTRNILRTIPEREKEMAASGKRNCVK; encoded by the coding sequence ATGTCTgccagtgaggaggagatcgaCATGATCTTGAGCATGTTTAGCGATGAGTGCGAGCGCTACGAGGGCAAGTCGAACTCGGTCCTCGTACATTTACCATTTCACTTTGAACTGCAAGTCACCCTTCCGGCGCACGGATACCCGGATGAAAGCTATCCGCAACTCTACCTTCTTTCCGGCCCCAACGCACAACTAGCCAGCGCCTTCTCTCAGGAAGTACACCGCCGCATGCGCGATGAGATCCCCCTGAGTGTTCCAATGCTGACGCTTCTCATTCCCTTAGCCCAGAgcgtggcggaggagctgaaggacttgaaggagaaggcgcgCCAGGATGAGCTGATGGAAAAGACGGATCAACTACAGTGGAAGGAGTACCAGCGAGAGACGGGCATCGATATCTGGTCAGGTGGAGTGGTTACGGACCGCCGCTCACGGTTTGTGGCGCACATGGCCCGCGTTCACTCAATTGAAGAGGTACGGGAGGTAGTCTGCTACTTACGCTCAATCAAGAGTAtcgcctgcgcagcgcacccgACAATCTACGCGTACCGCTTCACTGACGCGAACGGTGTTCTGCAGAAAGACGTCGATGACGACGGAGAGAGTGGTGCATCCATCAAAATGATGTTTCTGCTGGATCATCTTCAGGTCGATGGGTACATTGTAGTCGTgacgcggtggtggggaggcaTCCTTCTCGGGCCAGATCGTTTCAAGCACATCATGGAGGTGACGAGGAACATCCTGCGGACAATTccggagcgagagaaggagatgGCGGCATCGGGGAAGCGGAACTGCGTCAAATGA
- a CDS encoding alpha-ketoglutarate-dependent dioxygenase, putative (TriTrypDB/GeneDB-style sysID: LpmP.35.5070), translating into MRSFRAVQRLNNCVPSLCTRDAFQRPPLQRRLIIAKAPASHSTISNATAGIGMEMQAKGFHHSTPNFNTAEFSEMGDLADLANDIVTENAVGIDFVRDIYGPWLVMTEDLQGELFVDHDRFVYYRPANGLGYGIGKLQVLDAGATGTAFTCQLETYSYQPMDTVVPQYGLTFDITGMVKRVTAKSSDYTTFSLGGVWRRNNRNSDAPALLPSQRRGSGTAVADASASPTSENLSNENARGESCEKMSGQFNAAKLSPWNPSAAAKPFEPNAELQNVFAQVFPERLRVESHVRRAEARRQSQAARHLAGSAGEPPSLHLDLAPYAVGNIPGIYYIPDYISVAEEAQILAFIQRTPQELKSKLTKRTCQEWGCTMCESCQKSFVSDANMPPWVQDFTDMQVYDGLFTPTTFPNSVRVHEYQQGEGIGPHCDGPIYVPMVTVLSLASSCLMSFYPKRPLYENHPMDHYNDTFKFAEGDIGRRVPLQSVVMEPRSLLIFSGEGYYHYPHGVSDKAEDVLAPGVVGEVVNRRFLGDPNVQSIPRTYRASITTRNLMTRCGHQPARAEYAMKRAWYLYNRLPIPSELFTPLPLSPQSAGVSIGTSSGAREARELSATLSTEKRVESSSSAPLPSGSSAVDTGLRKAIYELRTGQEQLRNSIEELKQLVALSIPAQTTFQTEAATILNHLSSSVLQLESKVDDLFEEVGRGKRKSLTDT; encoded by the coding sequence ATGCGGTCTTTTcgagcggtgcagcggctgaACAACTGCGTCCCGTCCCTCTGCACGAGGGATGCCTTTCagaggccgccgctgcagcgccgactCATCATCGCAAAGGCCCCAGCGTCACATTCTACAATATCGAATGCCACAGCCGGCATCGGTATGGAGATGCAGGCAAAGGGATTTCACCACTCCACGCCTAACTTCAACACCGCCGAGTTCTCCGAAATGGGTGACCTTGCTGACTTGGCAAACGACATTGTGACAGAGAACGCCGTCGGTATAGACTTTGTGCGCGATATCTACGGGCCGTGGCTGGTCATGACTGAAGACCTGCAGGGTGAGCTCTTTGTCGATCACGATCGCTTTGTGTACTATCGCCCGGCCAACGGGCTAGGCTACGGCATCGGCAAGCTGCAAGTGCTCGATGCAGGGGCCACCGGCACAGCCTTCACCTGCCAGCTGGAAACCTACAGTTACCAGCCGATGGACACAGTGGTGCCTCAGTATGGCCTCACCTTCGACATTACTGGAATGGTGAAGCGGGTGACAGCCAAGTCGTCCGACTACACGACGTTCTCTCTGGGTGGGGTATGGCGCCGCAACAACCGCAACAGCGACGCCCCCGCACTGCTTCCATCTCAGCGGaggggcagcggcactgcggTCGCGGACGCCTCTGCTTCCCCTACGTCAGAAAATCTCAGCAACGAAAATGCGCGTGGCGAGTCGTGTGAAAAGATGAGTGGTCAGTTCAATGCAGCAAAACTCTCCCCATGGAATCCCTCGGCTGCCGCGAAGCCATTTGAGCCGAATGCGGAGCTTCAAAACGTGTTTGCGCAGGTGTTCCCAGAGCGTCTTCGGGTGGAATCGCACGTACGGCGTGCCGAGGCGAGACGGCAGTcgcaggcggcgcgccaTCTCGCTGGCTCTGCCGGTGAGCCTCCTTCGCTGCACCTCGACCTTGCTCCATACGCTGTGGGCAACATTCCGGGCATCTACTACATTCCGGACTACATCTCAgtcgccgaggaggcgcagaTCCTCGCCTTCATTCAGCGGACACCGCAGGAGCTCAAATCGAAGCTGACCAAGCGCACTTGTCAGGAGTGGGGTTGTACTATGTGCGAGAGCTGCCAAAAGAGCTTTGTGAGCGATGCCAATATGCCGCCCTGGGTGCAGGACTTCACTGACATGCAGGTTTACGACGGTCTCTTCACGCCAACCACGTTCCCGAACAGCGTGCGCGTCCACGAGTACCAGCAAGGCGAGGGCATTGGTCCGCACTGCGACGGCCCCATCTACGTGCCAATGGTGACTGTCCTTTCCCTGGCTTCGTCGTGCCTCATGAGCTTCTACCCAAAGCGGCCACTTTACGAGAACCACCCGATGGACCACTACAACGACACCTTCAAGTTTGCCGAGGGTGACATTGGTAGGCGAGTGCCACTGCAGAGTGTGGTGATGGAGCCTCGGTCGCTGCTCATCTTCTCAGGGGAGGGCTACTACCATTACCCCCATGGGGTCTCTGACAAGGCCGAAGACGTGCTGGCGCCGGGGGTTGTGGGCGAGGTGGTGAATCGCCGTTTTTTGGGCGACCCGAATGTGCAGTCGATCCCGCGGACGTACCGAGCGAGCATCACCACGCGTAATTTGATGACGCGCTGCGGCCACCAGCCGGCGCGAGCCGAGTATGCGATGAAGCGGGCTTGGTATCTGTACAATCGTCTTCCGATTCCAAGTGAGCTGTtcacaccgctgccgctctcgccGCAGTCTGCCGGCGTATCCATCGGGACTAGCTCTGGCGCTCGAGAGGCACGCGAGTTGAGCGCAACCCTGTCGACTGAGAAGCGTGTCGAGAGCTCCTCTTCCGCGCCTCTCCCGTCGGGAAGCTCTGCCGTGGATACGGGGTTGCGTAAGGCTATATATGAGCTGAGGACAGGTCAGGAGCAACTCCGCAACAGcatcgaggagctgaagcagctcgtAGCGCTCTCCATCCCCGCTCAGACCACCTTTCAGACAGAGGCGGCTACCATCTTGAaccacctctcttcctcggtTCTGCAGCTGGAGAGCAAGGTGGATGATCTGTTTGAGGAGGTGGGGCGTGGGAAGCGCAAAAGTTTGACAGACACGTGA
- a CDS encoding hypothetical protein (TriTrypDB/GeneDB-style sysID: LpmP.35.5080) — MAALVETAAALAAPAVTPISTCLEALAAEPLSVKQPQEPEFSVENSPERPPDETKKEGVSTLLPTDTPDYEAASPAMSTVMGSLAYDTSPFPHAESDAATFTISASANLSLPQLTLKEQNSSLPSSVTLRNTATHLHSLTSMSPRQPTTVASVDPRVELLSLLARSDGWKTRREVGEVQYAELHRLPEPLRSKDPLCMAMRVSTSVNCTLDTFAAVQRNPVLFPEIDPELVRVMASSTLPGASCPETSRESSVFEHGAASTARTVTGGSLLLQGKGNSHAAGQVRHYQFDTNDSFQCPWKMILHCTDVELTHLEGGRYGFHTPGVPAATHVWVAAENTTGYYRGALPESYHQHMQVRVFGVVAVAVPRSADTVRVSQYMLFDSSAPLSSLHSVRWHLSFQRRTTAEFLSGVSKWMECRLNRLCRLAEEQQRRRNSNSMVALDKAPLLHFLFTVHCAEGGRALESPEAVLYGDVLARSIPWSGGGDSQRLGTEGASGDPPLLVLSTVFPCSLAHLRNYMLFNSPRHRYALERGVHAYEELPSPPEFTAVRVTYGAASASFPWLRLTVLEAFGEVNGMTVPLPTLVLSRTGLDGNVDNECEELDSNSDSFNFLRTGTNERFEEGHVFCSGWVATPLRGNGNHTCAIGTSATLGRNPPNDLTPVPLELCTTRANLGRKAEEASVHQPERIVVTQYLSIGLPSPCQRDLDEGGLPHGCIPEQAALLQRFRDSVCTWSSIEASPSR; from the coding sequence ATGGCGGCGCTCGTGGAaactgctgccgcccttgcggcgccagcagtgACGCCCATCTCGACTTGCTTAGAGGCGCTGGCAGCTGAGCCGCTGTCGGTGAAACAACCGCAAGAACCAGAGTTTTCTGTGGAGAACAGTCCCGAGAGGCCACCTGACGAAACAAAGAAGGAAGGTGTGTCAACTCTGCTTCCTACGGACACTCCCGACTATGAGGCTGCATCGCCAGCGATGTCCACAGTAATGGGCTCTTTAGCCTACGATACTTCCCCGTTTCCTCATGCGGAGTCGGACGCAGCGACTTTTACGATTTCTGCATCAGCGaacctctctcttccgcagTTGACGCTAAAGGAGCAAAACAGCTCTCTACCGTCATCAGTGACACTGAGAAACACCGCTACCCATCTTCACTCTCTCACCTCCATGTCGCCGCGACAACCCACCACTGTGGCAAGTGTGGATCCGAGGGTAGAGCTTCTCAGCCTGCTTGCTCGATCCGATGGCTGGAAGACGCGGCGCGAGGTTGGAGAGGTGCAGTACGCAGAGCTGCACAGATTACCGGAGCCGCTGCGCTCAAAGGACCCGCTGTGTATGGCGATGCGTGTCAGCACATCGGTGAACTGCACTCTTGACACCtttgcagcagtgcagcgcaATCCGGTGCTATTTCCAGAGATCGACCCGGAGCTGGTGCGAGTGATGGCCTCTTCGACTTTGCCTGGTGCGTCTTGCCCAGAAACGAGCCGAGAGTCGAGCGTCTTTGAGCACGGTGCGGCGTCCACTGCGAGGACTGTGACAGGAggatcgctgctgcttcagggTAAAGGAAACAGCCACGCTGCGGGCCAAGTGCGCCACTATCAGTTCGATACAAATGATTCCTTTCAATGCCCATGGAAGATGATCTTACACTGCACCGACGTCGAGTTGACGCATCTTGAGGGGGGCAGGTACGGCTTTCACACGCCTGGCGTCCCCGCTGCAACGCACGTGTGGGTGGCCGCAGAGAACACTACTGGCTACTATCGCGGTGCGCTTCCGGAGAGTTATCATCAGCACATGCAGGTGCGCGTGTTTGGTGTCGTAGCGGTCGCTGTGCCACGCAGCGCTGATACAGTCCGTGTGTCGCAGTACATGCTATTCGACTCCAGTGCACCGCTGTCGTCTCTCCATTCGGTCCGCTGGCACCTCTCGTTTCAGAGGCGGACGACAGCGGAGTTTCTCTCGGGGGTGTCGAAGTGGATGGAGTGCCGCCTAAACCGTCTTTGCCGCCTagccgaggagcagcagcgtcggcgcaacagcaacagcatgGTGGCACTCGACAAGGCCCCGCTCTTGCACTTTCTATTCACAGTACACTGTGCGGAAGGCGGTCGCGCCCTCGAGAGcccggaggcggtgctgtaTGGCGACGTCCTCGCACGGTCTATTCCGTGgagtggcggaggcgataGTCAGCGACTCGGGACGGAGGGGGCGAGCGGTGACCCCCCTTTGCTGGTCCTTTCAACAGTGTTCCCGTGTTCTCtggcgcacctgcgcaaCTATATGCTATTCAACTCTCCTCGTCATCGTTACGCGCTCGAGAGGGGTGTACATGCGTACGAGGAGTTGCCCTCTCCGCCTGAGTTCACGGCCGTACGTGTCACGTacggcgcagcgagcgcctCCTTCCCATGGCTGCGTTTGACAGTTCTCGAAGCATTTGGCGAGGTAAACGGTATGACTGTCCCGTTGCCGACGCTGGTGCTGAGCCGCACAGGGCTGGATGGAAATGTGGACAATGAGTGTGAGGAGCTGGACAGCAACAGCGATAGTTTTAACTTCCTGCGCACCGGAACCAACGAGCGCTTCGAGGAAGGCCACGTGTTCTGTTCCGGGTGGGTGGCCACACCGCTGAGGGGCAATGGCAACCACACCTGTGCGATCGGCACTTCGGCGACTCTGGGGAGGAACCCCCCCAACGATCTCACGCCGGTACCGCTAGAGCTGTGTACTACGCGGGCCAATTTGGGCCGCAAGGCTGAGGAGGCATCCGTGCACCAGCCGGAGCGCATCGTGGTGACGCAGTACCTGAGCATAGGTCTCCCATCACCGTGCCAACGCGATCTTGACGAGGGTGGGCTACCGCATGGGTGCATCCCAGAGCAAGCTGcattgctgcagcgctttcGTGATTCGGTATGCACGTGGAGCTCCATCGAAGCCTCGCCATCGCGGTAA